One segment of Elusimicrobiota bacterium DNA contains the following:
- a CDS encoding SDR family NAD(P)-dependent oxidoreductase codes for MASTDLGRILRRSGVYARNGVGFGGALLKHSLVPLSLLRDVLPSRGLLLDAGCGEGMLAGLLADALPGLRVLGVDRDAARVALAAKSAPPNASFEAGDFLGCAHGGAAAVLFNDVLHHHPDDRQKELLLKAAAALEPGGILVVKEVDARDRADRVWTSFWDAWLYPQDVLNFRDGAAWRALLHACGFALLRVERVRHPWPASRTVFVCRRRMSVAPLRAAPGAAKVLVTGATGFIGAHLARLLLAEGLGGRPADPLLLVRDRSRLSDELSGCRVLEGDLESLPARRAELEGVEAVFHLAADKDFFGGERVYENNVRGMRALISALAGLSSLRRVLFASSFGAVDRPAADECRVPVDEDAPSHATSAYGRAKSDGERLLRESGLPFTVLRIPWCYGAGMSPLTHVRKLSAMAAAGSPAARIDWPGRLSLVETSECARAFRFLASEPKAEGGVFFISDGEPVRFGTLFRDMSTAAGGPGGSLTLPEPLARLGRPLRALLPFTLRSLFLDVFTVSDARLRALGFAAAPRGPEYLLPMLRSAALELRPGRARERALVTGAASGIGRALAVRLCASGREVVLLDRDPRVRELAERLPGARAVLADLAEPSGLAAARREAEDPDTGIVVNCAGVGLRADVGRSPEGSLERLLAVNAGALTALSEAAMRNFRAAGEGVLVNFASSAAFQPLAGMAAYSASKAYALLFSEALAEEDLPPGVRVVTVCPGGTATNFQASAGVKVVPGEKLLAPEAVADRVMRALEAGRSETLFVGGRTFAMSLLARVLPRSYSARLWKRMMDASR; via the coding sequence ATGGCCTCCACCGACCTCGGCCGCATCCTCCGCAGAAGCGGCGTCTACGCCCGCAACGGCGTCGGCTTCGGCGGAGCGCTGCTCAAGCACTCCCTGGTCCCCCTCTCCCTGCTCCGCGACGTCCTCCCCTCGCGGGGGCTTCTGCTCGACGCCGGCTGCGGAGAGGGGATGCTCGCGGGGCTCCTCGCCGACGCCCTCCCCGGCCTGCGCGTGCTCGGCGTGGACCGGGACGCCGCGCGCGTCGCGCTCGCCGCGAAGAGCGCCCCCCCCAACGCCTCCTTCGAGGCGGGAGACTTCCTCGGCTGCGCGCACGGAGGAGCGGCGGCGGTGCTCTTCAACGACGTCCTCCACCACCATCCCGACGACCGGCAGAAGGAGCTGCTCCTCAAGGCGGCCGCGGCCCTGGAGCCCGGCGGGATCCTCGTCGTCAAGGAGGTCGACGCGCGCGACCGCGCCGACCGCGTCTGGACCTCGTTCTGGGACGCCTGGCTCTATCCGCAGGACGTCCTGAACTTCCGCGACGGGGCGGCCTGGCGAGCGCTCCTGCACGCGTGCGGCTTCGCGCTCCTGCGCGTCGAGCGCGTGCGCCATCCCTGGCCGGCCTCGCGGACCGTCTTCGTCTGCCGCCGCCGCATGTCCGTCGCGCCTCTGCGGGCGGCGCCGGGCGCGGCGAAGGTCCTCGTCACCGGCGCGACGGGCTTCATCGGCGCCCATCTCGCGCGCCTCCTCCTCGCCGAGGGGCTCGGCGGACGGCCGGCCGATCCTCTGCTTCTCGTGCGCGACCGCTCGCGCCTGAGCGACGAGCTCTCCGGCTGCCGGGTCCTCGAGGGCGACCTCGAATCCCTGCCCGCGCGCCGCGCGGAGCTCGAGGGCGTCGAGGCGGTCTTCCATCTCGCGGCCGACAAGGATTTCTTCGGCGGGGAGCGCGTCTACGAGAACAACGTCCGCGGCATGCGTGCGCTCATCTCGGCGCTCGCCGGACTCTCCAGCCTGCGCCGCGTCCTCTTCGCCAGCTCTTTCGGCGCCGTCGACCGACCCGCGGCGGACGAGTGCCGCGTCCCCGTCGACGAGGACGCGCCTTCCCATGCGACGAGCGCGTACGGGCGCGCGAAGTCCGACGGCGAGCGGCTCCTGCGCGAGAGCGGCCTCCCCTTCACCGTGCTGCGCATCCCCTGGTGCTACGGCGCGGGCATGTCCCCCCTCACGCACGTGCGCAAGCTCTCGGCGATGGCGGCGGCCGGCTCCCCGGCCGCGCGCATCGACTGGCCCGGTCGGCTCAGCCTCGTCGAGACCTCGGAGTGCGCGCGCGCCTTCCGCTTCCTCGCCTCCGAGCCGAAGGCCGAGGGCGGCGTGTTCTTCATCAGCGACGGGGAGCCGGTCCGCTTCGGGACGCTCTTTCGCGACATGTCGACGGCGGCCGGCGGGCCGGGCGGCTCCCTCACGCTGCCGGAGCCGCTCGCGCGGCTGGGGCGTCCGCTGCGCGCGCTGCTCCCCTTCACCCTGCGCAGCCTCTTCCTCGACGTCTTCACGGTCTCCGACGCCCGCCTGCGCGCGCTCGGCTTCGCGGCCGCCCCGCGCGGTCCGGAGTATCTCCTGCCGATGCTGCGCTCGGCCGCGCTGGAGCTCCGGCCCGGACGCGCGCGCGAGCGCGCGCTCGTGACCGGCGCCGCTTCCGGCATCGGCCGCGCGCTCGCCGTCCGCCTGTGCGCCTCCGGCCGCGAGGTCGTGCTGCTCGACCGCGACCCGCGCGTGCGGGAGCTGGCGGAGCGTCTGCCCGGCGCGCGCGCCGTCCTCGCCGACCTCGCGGAGCCCTCCGGCCTCGCGGCCGCGCGCCGCGAGGCGGAGGATCCCGACACGGGGATCGTCGTCAACTGCGCCGGCGTCGGACTGCGCGCGGACGTCGGCCGCTCGCCCGAAGGGAGCCTCGAGCGCCTCCTGGCCGTCAACGCGGGAGCGCTCACCGCCCTGAGCGAGGCCGCGATGCGGAACTTCCGCGCCGCGGGCGAGGGCGTCCTCGTGAACTTCGCCTCCTCGGCCGCCTTCCAGCCCCTGGCGGGGATGGCCGCCTACTCGGCGAGCAAGGCGTACGCGCTGCTCTTCAGCGAGGCGCTCGCCGAGGAGGACCTCCCCCCCGGCGTGCGCGTCGTGACGGTCTGCCCCGGCGGGACGGCCACGAACTTCCAGGCGAGCGCCGGGGTGAAGGTCGTTCCCGGCGAGAAGCTGCTCGCGCCCGAGGCGGTCGCCGACCGCGTGATGCGGGCGCTCGAGGCGGGCCGCTCCGAGACGCTCTTCGTCGGAGGGCGCACGTTCGCGATGTCCCTGCTCGCCCGCGTCCTTCCGCGCTCGTACAGCGCGCGGCTTTGGAAGCGCATGATGGACGCGTCCCGGTAA
- a CDS encoding HEAT repeat domain-containing protein, whose translation MPATALLLLLALPLKAAEVSAPPIGKRAFAALTAGLSATDPDVRALAAEQWGRLGNPAAVKLLLPLLEDPSDAVRVSAAAALHALGDDAGVKPLFVVALRGAAPAVKAKVPPAPAAKGAEKDEDPFAAAEEMKSAARNKVRATAIRVLAEIRPAPLKKMLDRLRDDRDGGVRDAALLALGLLGETRELDRLAEALSDEDPGVRARAAAVLGEVPSPRVSSLLLPLSADKDPRVRAAVMHSLGLTQDPEALEALVGGAKDPDELVRAKAVEALGLLPGDGPVKALEEARATSNTHVELLATAALARHGASEGVLLAQRALSQTDVDARMLAVEVLELIASKDASSVLEAGLDDREARVRVRAAAALLKIVARPAPARAP comes from the coding sequence GTGCCCGCAACGGCCCTGCTCCTGCTCCTCGCTCTGCCCCTGAAGGCCGCAGAGGTCTCCGCGCCCCCGATCGGGAAGCGCGCCTTCGCCGCTCTCACGGCCGGCCTCTCCGCGACCGACCCCGACGTGCGGGCGCTCGCCGCCGAGCAGTGGGGACGCCTCGGGAACCCGGCCGCGGTGAAGCTGCTGCTGCCGCTGCTCGAGGACCCTTCCGACGCCGTCCGGGTGAGCGCCGCCGCCGCGCTCCACGCGCTGGGAGACGACGCGGGCGTCAAGCCCCTCTTCGTGGTCGCCCTGCGCGGCGCGGCCCCCGCCGTGAAGGCCAAAGTCCCTCCCGCTCCCGCGGCCAAGGGCGCCGAGAAGGACGAGGACCCCTTCGCCGCCGCCGAGGAGATGAAGTCGGCCGCCCGCAACAAGGTCCGCGCGACGGCCATCCGCGTCCTCGCGGAGATCCGCCCGGCCCCGCTCAAGAAGATGCTCGACCGGCTCCGAGACGACCGCGACGGCGGCGTGCGCGACGCCGCGCTCCTCGCCCTCGGCCTGCTCGGCGAGACCCGGGAGCTCGACCGACTCGCCGAAGCCCTCTCCGACGAGGATCCCGGGGTGCGCGCCCGCGCGGCCGCGGTCCTCGGGGAAGTCCCCTCGCCGCGGGTCTCCTCGCTCCTCCTTCCGCTCTCCGCCGACAAGGACCCTCGCGTGCGCGCCGCCGTCATGCACAGCCTCGGGCTGACCCAGGATCCCGAGGCCCTCGAGGCGCTCGTGGGCGGGGCCAAGGACCCCGACGAGCTCGTCCGCGCGAAGGCGGTCGAGGCCCTCGGCCTCCTGCCCGGAGACGGGCCCGTGAAGGCTCTCGAGGAGGCGCGCGCGACCTCGAACACCCACGTCGAGCTCCTCGCGACGGCGGCGCTCGCGCGCCACGGCGCGAGCGAGGGCGTCCTCCTCGCCCAGCGCGCCCTCTCCCAGACCGACGTCGACGCCCGCATGCTCGCCGTCGAGGTCCTCGAGCTCATCGCGAGCAAGGATGCCTCGAGCGTCCTCGAGGCCGGCCTTGACGACCGCGAGGCCCGCGTGCGGGTCCGCGCGGCCGCGGCCCTCCTGAAGATCGTCGCCCGACCCGCCCCCGCGAGGGCCCCGTGA
- a CDS encoding class I SAM-dependent methyltransferase — translation MSVDEGRVRREAEFHDRWARSIELDALPVLESFEAATAVENRRAYEHLSPVRGKRLLDLGCGAGESSVYFALQGAEVVASDVSPEMLRVAERLAERRGVRLSTALAPAEKLPFPDAHFDLVFGNGVLHHVQLEPALREVRRVLKPGGKAAFVEPLSHNPLIGVYRALAKETRTPDERPLRMSDMAAVRALFPGAEHREFWLTSLYLFIHFFLFERLSPSRTRYWKRVLVEAPRYERIFLPLKRLDDRILDAFPWLGRFCWNTVLMVVK, via the coding sequence ATGAGCGTCGACGAGGGACGCGTCCGCCGCGAGGCCGAGTTCCACGACCGCTGGGCGCGCTCCATCGAGCTCGACGCCCTGCCCGTGCTGGAATCCTTCGAGGCCGCCACCGCCGTCGAGAACCGCCGCGCCTACGAGCATCTTTCGCCGGTACGCGGGAAGCGTCTCCTCGACCTCGGCTGCGGAGCCGGAGAGAGCTCGGTCTACTTCGCCCTCCAGGGCGCCGAGGTCGTCGCCTCGGACGTGTCCCCGGAGATGCTGCGCGTCGCCGAACGGCTGGCCGAGCGCCGCGGCGTCCGCCTGAGCACGGCGCTCGCTCCCGCCGAGAAGCTCCCTTTCCCCGACGCGCACTTCGACCTCGTCTTCGGCAACGGCGTCCTCCATCACGTCCAGCTCGAGCCGGCCCTGCGCGAAGTCCGCCGCGTCCTGAAGCCGGGCGGGAAGGCCGCTTTCGTCGAGCCGCTCTCGCACAACCCGCTCATCGGGGTCTACCGCGCGCTCGCGAAGGAGACCCGCACTCCCGACGAGCGGCCTCTGCGCATGTCGGACATGGCGGCCGTGCGCGCGCTCTTCCCGGGCGCCGAGCACCGGGAGTTCTGGCTGACCTCCCTCTACCTGTTCATCCATTTCTTCCTCTTCGAACGGCTCTCCCCGAGCAGGACCCGCTACTGGAAGCGCGTCCTCGTGGAGGCCCCGCGCTACGAGCGGATCTTCCTCCCGCTCAAGCGGCTCGACGACCGCATCCTCGACGCCTTCCCCTGGCTCGGGCGCTTCTGTTGGAACACCGTCCTGATGGTGGTCAAATGA
- a CDS encoding PorV/PorQ family protein → MSKNFAARNFWGFVPAGLLCSLLLSFCALLSPAAASAGENAGVTAAPILQLNTSARAAGMGSAFTAVSDDASALLFNPAGLSLLDHRELSFDYMKGFVDQNVEHISLVSPLPLSGLLGNGYASMGGSMLFAQNGTIEVNRTNPDGSLRDSRSISAGGDFVGQLAYSERLLETTLENERGGRALEMNHYFGFAGKYIRSTLAEQYSASAFAGDAGYLVKIPDYRLTLGAAAQNFGSEMKFIEEGDPLPLTFRGGAAWVLPLDAYTNPPNQALLFSGDGDWLYHEKEWHANLGIEYSAMRTYSARIGYQLNRDAAGLTFGFGVLWQGLRFDYAWALSEALGDVHRFSVTWRFGRVSQRKREVAPRPFIESMPEREDIREIEKKTPEVIEDRPRRPRRTISDNDVAPGWIY, encoded by the coding sequence ATGAGCAAAAATTTCGCTGCGCGAAATTTTTGGGGTTTCGTCCCGGCAGGGCTGCTCTGCAGCCTGCTCCTCTCCTTCTGCGCACTCCTTTCGCCGGCGGCCGCATCCGCCGGCGAAAATGCCGGGGTCACCGCGGCGCCCATCCTCCAGCTCAACACCTCCGCCCGCGCCGCCGGCATGGGTTCGGCGTTCACGGCGGTCTCCGACGATGCCTCCGCTCTCCTCTTCAATCCCGCCGGGCTCAGCCTGCTCGACCACCGCGAGCTCTCCTTCGACTACATGAAGGGCTTCGTGGACCAGAACGTCGAGCACATCTCCCTCGTCAGCCCCCTTCCGCTCTCCGGCCTCCTCGGCAACGGCTACGCGAGCATGGGCGGCTCCATGCTCTTCGCGCAGAACGGGACCATCGAGGTCAACCGCACCAACCCCGACGGCTCCCTGCGCGACTCCCGGAGCATCAGCGCGGGAGGAGACTTCGTGGGACAGCTGGCGTACTCCGAGCGGCTCCTGGAGACCACCCTGGAGAACGAACGCGGGGGACGCGCCCTCGAGATGAACCATTACTTCGGTTTCGCGGGGAAGTACATCCGCTCGACGCTCGCCGAGCAGTACTCCGCGAGCGCCTTCGCGGGCGACGCGGGCTACCTGGTGAAGATCCCCGACTACCGCCTCACGCTCGGCGCGGCCGCGCAGAACTTCGGCAGCGAGATGAAGTTCATCGAGGAGGGGGACCCGCTCCCCCTGACCTTCCGCGGCGGAGCGGCCTGGGTCCTGCCGCTCGACGCCTACACGAACCCGCCCAACCAGGCCCTCCTCTTCTCCGGGGACGGCGACTGGCTCTACCACGAGAAGGAATGGCACGCCAACCTGGGCATCGAATATTCCGCGATGCGGACCTACTCCGCGCGCATCGGCTACCAGCTCAACCGCGACGCCGCCGGCCTGACCTTCGGCTTCGGCGTGCTCTGGCAGGGCCTGCGCTTCGACTACGCCTGGGCGCTCAGCGAGGCCCTCGGGGACGTCCACCGCTTCAGCGTGACCTGGCGCTTCGGCCGCGTCTCGCAGCGCAAGCGCGAGGTCGCCCCGCGTCCCTTCATCGAGAGCATGCCCGAGCGCGAGGACATCCGCGAGATCGAGAAGAAGACCCCCGAGGTCATCGAAGACCGGCCGAGGAGGCCGCGTCGCACGATCTCGGATAATGATGTGGCGCCGGGCTGGATCTACTAG
- a CDS encoding SDR family NAD(P)-dependent oxidoreductase, which translates to MKTDAGGLPHSSKSPSKSPSIEEFRRCVETLEGLIADPRLFVEVPAEERRRLMKAAGRLSRPSKLERIQTAKSVRKLRHRIARQEDRAARASTGIREARTASVFTAPQKALPAPETPSATLNVPQACYVCKAQYARLHHFYDNMCPECAEFNYAKRFQSADLGGRTAYITGARLKIGYQAGLKLLRAGARVIVSTRFPHDAAARYAAEPDAKDWLARLRVFGLDLRHSPSVEVFARYLLKTETRLDALLSNAAQTVRRPVAFYQHLLEREALSWNGLSESERAILSGHYECVSLLGGPGREDARDTRALTSWDGGAVGLGMKESARLSQVRMTYDDHITGRDIFPAGKLDADLQQVDLRVTNTWRMALADVPTPELLEVLLINAVAPFVLAARLKPLMLKAGTREVHVVNVSAMEGIFSRGTKTDKHPHTNMAKAALNMMTLTSAPDYAKDGIWMNAVDTGWVTDEDPAALSQRKQAVHDFQPPLDAVDGAARILDPLFAGLNTGVHVYGKFLKDYKPSTW; encoded by the coding sequence GTGAAGACCGACGCGGGAGGGCTCCCGCACTCCTCTAAGAGCCCGTCGAAGAGCCCGTCCATCGAAGAATTCCGCCGCTGCGTGGAGACCCTCGAGGGGCTCATCGCCGACCCGCGCCTCTTCGTGGAGGTCCCGGCCGAGGAGCGCCGCCGCCTCATGAAGGCCGCCGGCCGCCTCTCGCGGCCCTCCAAGCTCGAGCGCATCCAGACGGCGAAGTCGGTGCGCAAGCTCCGCCACCGCATCGCCCGCCAGGAAGACCGGGCCGCGCGCGCCTCCACCGGCATCCGCGAGGCCCGCACCGCCTCCGTCTTCACGGCCCCGCAGAAGGCCCTCCCGGCGCCCGAGACGCCCTCCGCGACGCTCAACGTCCCGCAGGCCTGCTACGTCTGCAAGGCGCAGTACGCGCGCCTCCACCACTTCTACGACAACATGTGCCCCGAGTGCGCCGAGTTCAACTACGCCAAGCGCTTCCAGAGCGCGGACCTGGGCGGCCGGACGGCCTACATCACCGGCGCCCGCCTCAAGATCGGCTACCAGGCGGGCCTCAAGCTCCTGCGCGCGGGGGCCCGCGTCATCGTCTCGACCCGCTTTCCGCACGACGCCGCGGCGCGCTACGCGGCCGAGCCCGACGCGAAGGACTGGCTCGCTCGCCTGCGCGTCTTCGGCCTCGACCTCCGGCACTCGCCGAGCGTCGAGGTCTTCGCCCGCTACCTGCTGAAGACCGAGACCCGCCTCGACGCCCTCCTGAGCAACGCGGCCCAGACGGTGCGCCGGCCGGTCGCCTTCTACCAGCACCTCCTCGAGCGCGAGGCGCTCTCATGGAACGGGCTCTCGGAGTCCGAGCGCGCGATCCTGTCGGGGCACTACGAGTGCGTCTCGCTGCTCGGCGGCCCCGGCCGGGAGGACGCGCGGGACACCCGCGCGCTCACCTCCTGGGACGGCGGCGCCGTCGGACTCGGGATGAAGGAATCGGCGCGGCTCTCGCAGGTCCGCATGACCTACGACGACCACATCACGGGACGGGACATCTTCCCGGCGGGGAAGCTCGACGCGGACCTCCAGCAGGTGGACCTGCGGGTCACGAACACCTGGCGCATGGCGCTGGCCGACGTCCCGACGCCCGAGCTCCTCGAGGTCCTGCTCATCAACGCCGTGGCCCCTTTCGTCCTGGCGGCGCGGCTCAAGCCGCTCATGCTCAAGGCCGGCACGCGCGAGGTCCACGTCGTCAACGTCTCGGCGATGGAAGGCATCTTCTCCCGCGGGACCAAGACCGACAAGCACCCGCACACCAACATGGCCAAGGCCGCGCTCAACATGATGACGCTCACCTCGGCCCCGGACTACGCCAAGGACGGCATCTGGATGAACGCGGTGGACACGGGCTGGGTCACCGACGAGGACCCGGCCGCGCTCTCCCAGCGCAAGCAGGCCGTGCACGATTTCCAGCCCCCGCTCGACGCCGTCGACGGCGCCGCCCGCATCCTCGACCCCTTGTTCGCGGGCCTCAACACCGGCGTCCACGTCTACGGCAAGTTCCTCAAGGATTACAAGCCTTCCACGTGGTGA
- a CDS encoding FlgD immunoglobulin-like domain containing protein: protein MRLPLCALLVLLLPLGAGAARPDARAEARRFGLDVPELPTGDELNRAAAGRRALQRFNSENRGGNAGAMRAAAAGGGTVLPAARQVAETFLLKSREALGIDPGELRLELARTDGGYTHLLFVQVHAGLPVEFSRIKVHVDADGNILSLQNGFRRVGPLDSAPTIPESAAAAAAAADLGIGGPTPRGGRLVFYPRRDTGELALAWKFRLEGAGGRWFYYVDARDGRILFRYDDLRHQVCMASGTVSGEVYEYDPVTWPSPTKVTRPIAHQRVYVGNAATSALTDSAGFFCSATPGKVFSQLQGPYASVANYTVPAAHYDNGAGVWATQGTPVGSAHPYADNSITTATINASAGVCPGGRDPVKVLPVFSAFQVGVLTPEGDISDDDQVEVVDPVSGNAVAAYVGSKGAFRGTAVPGRSLQIRLRTNEAGTQYGYDVGISSYLCLVNAPTVSENTTSTYTWTNLQTYDGTRDEINIFYHINKAHDYFMAGPNSSTSTWISKPIVAMARVGPNLANAFYDPLQQSLYFGDVANGFATDGSVIRHEYVHFVVDQIYPVLNFGQNGAISEALSDYFPASDLAYSAIGKYTSGAFGGEGALRELDYTKPGGSLRVFPTHWAGEVHDDSLILSQALWEIRQALIGSLGATNGRKCSDRLVFRSLFFYPDSFRDFLEAMLQTSYHASTLAPACGGDNVANGPITAQFSAHGIVESPARDGGDSYEPNDGVQSATDVSTATLLHGRIYPAADLDYYAIAAAPGPMSLTLSLPASPSQPGSYYAYGMTLLDSRFNLLAEALPSIDINPTLSGNCPNDPLNPCLTTSSQVRLTYSAPAAGQYYVMVAAAPADYASNDVTNSTLFYSLSADYSRTGPVDSSVVAASFDNDLVGFRVKVASFVQSQNYGFSYARFRDHALNVVPQTETNGAGVPYLAFVSSSGSMGTITGTLRLVPGFSDRFPAVGSVHLEVFGVNPLGHSQSLGLSPELHLTAQRASFTAWNNVFNPARGEKATLKYESTDAGHVRLRLFTMAGSLVRTLIDEDRPAGKGSVDWDGSNLSGIRVASGIYLLHLEAPGITKIQKVVVVK, encoded by the coding sequence GTGAGACTCCCTCTCTGCGCCCTCCTCGTGCTCCTACTGCCGCTCGGCGCGGGGGCCGCGCGGCCGGATGCCCGCGCCGAGGCCCGCCGCTTCGGACTCGACGTCCCCGAGCTCCCCACGGGCGACGAGCTCAACCGGGCCGCGGCCGGGCGCCGGGCGCTCCAGCGCTTCAACTCGGAGAACCGCGGAGGCAACGCGGGCGCCATGCGCGCCGCGGCCGCCGGGGGGGGGACCGTGCTCCCGGCCGCCCGGCAGGTCGCGGAGACCTTCCTGCTGAAGAGCCGCGAGGCCCTCGGCATCGACCCCGGGGAGCTCCGCCTCGAGCTCGCGCGCACCGACGGGGGGTACACCCATCTGCTCTTCGTGCAGGTCCACGCGGGGCTCCCGGTCGAGTTCTCCCGGATCAAGGTCCACGTCGACGCGGACGGCAACATCCTCTCCCTGCAGAACGGCTTCCGCCGCGTGGGGCCGCTGGACTCCGCCCCGACGATCCCCGAATCGGCCGCCGCCGCCGCCGCCGCCGCCGACCTCGGCATCGGAGGCCCGACGCCGCGCGGCGGCCGTCTCGTCTTCTATCCGCGCCGGGACACCGGGGAGCTCGCCCTCGCGTGGAAGTTCCGCCTGGAGGGCGCCGGCGGCCGCTGGTTCTATTATGTGGATGCGCGCGACGGGAGGATCCTCTTCCGCTACGACGACCTGCGCCACCAGGTCTGCATGGCCTCGGGGACGGTGAGCGGCGAGGTCTATGAGTACGACCCCGTCACCTGGCCCTCGCCGACCAAGGTGACCCGGCCCATCGCCCATCAGCGCGTCTACGTGGGCAACGCCGCGACCTCCGCTCTCACCGACAGCGCGGGCTTCTTCTGCAGCGCGACCCCGGGAAAGGTGTTCTCCCAGCTCCAGGGCCCCTACGCCAGCGTCGCGAACTACACGGTCCCCGCCGCGCATTACGACAACGGCGCGGGCGTCTGGGCCACCCAGGGGACGCCCGTCGGCTCGGCGCACCCCTACGCCGACAACTCCATCACCACCGCCACCATCAACGCCAGCGCGGGGGTCTGCCCGGGAGGCCGGGACCCCGTGAAGGTCCTCCCCGTCTTCAGCGCGTTCCAGGTCGGCGTGCTCACGCCGGAGGGGGACATCTCCGACGACGACCAGGTCGAGGTCGTGGACCCCGTCTCCGGGAACGCGGTCGCGGCCTACGTCGGGTCGAAGGGCGCCTTCCGCGGGACCGCCGTCCCCGGCCGCTCGCTGCAGATCCGGCTCAGGACCAACGAGGCCGGCACGCAGTACGGCTACGACGTCGGCATCTCCTCTTATCTCTGCCTCGTCAACGCGCCGACCGTCTCCGAGAACACCACCTCCACCTACACCTGGACGAACCTCCAGACCTACGACGGCACGCGCGACGAGATCAACATCTTCTATCACATCAACAAGGCGCACGATTACTTCATGGCCGGGCCGAACTCCTCGACCTCGACCTGGATCAGCAAGCCCATCGTCGCGATGGCCCGCGTCGGCCCGAACCTCGCCAACGCCTTCTACGACCCGCTCCAGCAGTCCCTCTACTTCGGAGACGTGGCCAACGGCTTCGCGACCGACGGGAGCGTCATCCGCCACGAATACGTCCACTTCGTGGTCGACCAGATCTACCCCGTGCTGAACTTCGGCCAGAACGGCGCGATCTCCGAGGCCCTCTCCGACTACTTCCCCGCCAGCGACCTGGCCTACAGCGCCATCGGCAAGTACACCTCGGGCGCCTTCGGCGGCGAAGGCGCTCTGCGCGAGCTCGATTACACGAAGCCCGGCGGCTCGCTGCGCGTCTTCCCGACCCACTGGGCCGGGGAGGTCCACGACGACAGCCTCATCCTCAGCCAGGCCCTCTGGGAGATCCGTCAGGCCCTCATCGGCTCGCTCGGAGCGACGAACGGCCGCAAGTGCTCCGACCGCCTCGTCTTCCGCTCCCTCTTCTTCTACCCCGACAGCTTCCGCGACTTCCTCGAGGCGATGCTCCAGACGAGCTATCACGCCTCGACGCTCGCGCCCGCCTGCGGAGGCGACAACGTCGCCAACGGGCCCATCACCGCCCAGTTCTCCGCGCACGGGATCGTCGAGTCTCCCGCGCGCGACGGCGGGGACTCCTACGAGCCCAACGACGGCGTCCAGTCGGCGACCGACGTCTCCACGGCCACCCTCCTGCACGGACGCATCTATCCCGCCGCGGACCTCGACTACTACGCGATCGCCGCCGCCCCCGGGCCGATGTCCCTGACCCTCTCGCTGCCCGCAAGCCCCTCGCAGCCCGGGAGCTACTACGCGTACGGCATGACGCTGCTCGACAGCAGGTTCAACCTGCTCGCGGAGGCCCTGCCCTCCATCGACATCAATCCGACGCTCTCGGGCAACTGCCCCAACGACCCGCTGAACCCCTGCCTCACCACCAGTTCGCAGGTCCGGCTCACCTATTCCGCGCCCGCCGCCGGCCAGTACTACGTCATGGTCGCCGCCGCGCCCGCCGACTACGCCTCCAACGACGTGACGAACTCGACGCTCTTCTACTCCCTCAGCGCCGATTACTCGCGCACGGGGCCGGTCGACTCCAGCGTCGTCGCCGCCTCCTTCGACAACGACCTCGTCGGCTTCCGGGTCAAGGTCGCGAGCTTCGTGCAGTCGCAGAACTACGGGTTCTCCTACGCCCGGTTCCGCGACCACGCCCTCAACGTCGTCCCGCAGACGGAGACCAACGGCGCGGGAGTCCCGTACCTCGCCTTCGTCTCGTCGTCCGGGAGCATGGGGACCATCACCGGCACGCTGCGCCTGGTCCCGGGCTTCTCCGACCGCTTCCCGGCGGTGGGCTCGGTGCACCTCGAGGTCTTCGGCGTGAACCCCCTGGGCCACTCGCAGTCGCTGGGCCTCTCGCCCGAGCTCCACCTCACGGCCCAGCGGGCCTCCTTCACGGCGTGGAACAACGTCTTCAACCCCGCGCGGGGGGAGAAGGCGACGCTCAAGTACGAGTCCACCGACGCCGGGCACGTGCGGCTGCGCCTCTTCACGATGGCGGGCTCGCTGGTGCGCACGCTCATCGACGAGGACCGGCCGGCGGGCAAGGGCTCGGTCGACTGGGACGGCTCCAACCTCTCCGGGATCCGCGTGGCCAGCGGCATCTATCTGCTCCATCTCGAGGCGCCCGGCATCACCAAGATCCAGAAGGTGGTCGTGGTCAAATGA